One stretch of Danio rerio strain Tuebingen ecotype United States chromosome 6, GRCz12tu, whole genome shotgun sequence DNA includes these proteins:
- the mafaa gene encoding transcription factor MafAa, with translation MATDLAMSAELPNSPLAIEYVNDFDLMKFEIKKEPPEADRYCHRLPPGSLSSTPISTPCSSVPSSPSFCAPSPGSQPGQNLVNGVNNNNNNSGNGNNNTQGSSGKPQMEDLYWIPNYQHHISPEALNLTPEDAVEALIGNAHHHHHHHHHQPYEGFRGQQYVGEDLSAATNGHHHPVHHHHHHHGHHAHARLEDRFSDEQLVSMTVRELNRQLRGFSKEEVIRLKQKRRTLKNRGYAQSCRYKRVQQRHMLESEKCTLQSQVEQLKQDVARLIKERDLYKEKYEKLASRAFNGGGNTRDPSSGNHVKTTSTDFFM, from the coding sequence ATGGCCACCGATCTCGCCATGAGCGCAGAATTGCCCAACAGCCCTCTGGCTATTGAGTATGTCAACGACTTCGACCTCATGAAGTTTGAGATCAAGAAAGAGCCCCCGGAGGCTGACCGCTATTGCCACCGTCTTCCCCCGGGCTCACTGTCCTCCACCCCAATCAGCACACCCTGCTCATCGGTGCCTTCCTCGCCCAGCTTCTGCGCCCCCAGCCCTGGATCGCAGCCTGGCCAGAACCTCGTAAACGGcgtcaacaacaataacaacaacagtgGCAACGGTAACAACAACACCCAAGGCTCCTCGGGCAAACCGCAGATGGAAGATCTCTACTGGATTCCCAATTATCAGCATCACATCAGTCCAGAGGCCCTCAACCTGACGCCCGAGGACGCAGTGGAAGCGCTCATCGGTAACgcgcaccaccaccaccatcatcatcaccaccagcCCTACGAGGGATTCCGCGGGCAGCAGTATGTGGGAGAAGATCTCTCTGCAGCCACGAACGGTCACCACCATCCGGtgcaccaccaccatcatcaccacgGCCACCACGCACACGCGCGCCTTGAGGACCGCTTCTCGGACGAGCAGCTGGTGAGCATGACAGTGCGAGAGCTCAACCGGCAACTTAGAGGCTTCAGCAAAGAAGAGGTGATCCGTCTCAAGCAGAAAAGGCGAACCCTGAAGAACCGCGGCTACGCGCAGTCGTGCCGCTACAAGCGCGTGCAGCAGCGCCACATGCTCGAGAGCGAAAAGTGCACGCTTCAAAGCCAAGTGGAGCAACTCAAGCAAGACGTGGCGCGCCTGATCAAAGAGCGGGACCTGTACAAGGAGAAGTACGAGAAGCTCGCGAGCCGAGCCTTTAACGGCGGCGGCAACACTCGGGACCCGTCCAGCGGCAATCACGTTAAAACCACTTCCACGGATTTCTTCATGTGA